GGCGCCGCCAGCGGTGAAGGCCGAGCCCGGGAAGCCGCCGAACGCGCCATCCAGTGTCCCTTGCTGGAAGATGTGAACCTGGCCGGCGCCAACGGCATTCTGGTCAACGTCACCGCGGGCATGGACTTGTCGATCGGCGAGTTCGACGAGGTGGGCAATGCTATCCGTGAGTTCGCCAACGAGGAGGCCACCGTGGTGGTGGGTACCGTGATCGATCCGGAACTGGAAGGCGAGCTGCGGGTGACCGTGGTAGCCACCGGTCTGGGGCGCGAGCGTGTTGCCGAGCCTGCCCCGGCCCAGGCGCCGGAGCTGAAAGCGGTGAAGACCGCCAGTGGCGAAGTGGACTACGGCAAACTCGACCGGCCTACCGTGATTCGCAAGAAAGCGGCCAACGGTTATCCCGAGCCTGCCCAGGGCGGTGACATGGACTACCTGGATATCCCGGCGTTCCTGCGCCGCCAAGCGGACTGATTTGCCTTTTCCGTCGGATGGCCTCGGGCCCGGTCTGCCGGGCCCGAGGCGACTATCAGCGCGTCGATGGAACTTGTGCTCTCGTTCACTTTCTAAGCCAACGACTGTATGCAAGCATGATTTATTGCAGTAATATTGCGCCGCAACGCGTCTGCTTGACCTGACGCAATATTTTTGATTGGAGCACGCCCAGACGATGATCCGCCAGCGCACACTAAAGAACAGCATCCGGGCCACCGGCGTGGGCCTGCACACGGGCGATAAGGTATACCTCACTCTGAGGCCGGCCCCGGTCGATACCGGGATCGTGTTCCGCCGGGTGGATCTGGATACGCCGGTGGAAATCCATGCCAACCCGGAGAATGTAGGCGACACCCGCCTGTCCACCTGCCTGGTGCAGGGTGATGTGCGTGTTTCCACCGTGGAGCATCTGCTCTCCGCCATGGCGGGTCTGGGCATCGATAACGCGTATGTGGATCTGAGCGCGCCGGAAGTGCCGATCATGGACGGCAGCGCCGGGCCCTTTGTTTTCTTGATTCGTTCTGCCGGGATCTGCGAGCAGGAAGCCGCCAAGCGTTTCATTCGCATCACTCGGCCGGTAGAGGTCCGCGAGGGCGACAAGTGGGTGCGCTTCGAGCCCTTTGACGGGTTCAAGGTCGGGTTCAGTATCGAGTTCGATCATCCGGTGTTCGCGAGCACTACGCAGACGGCCGAAATCGATTTTTCATCCACCTCCTTCGTCAAGGAGGTGAGTCGCGCGCGCACCTTCGGATTCATGCGTGACATCGAGTTTCTGCAAGAGCGCAAGCTGGCCCTGGGCGGAAGCCTGGACAACGCTATCGTCATCGATGACTTCCGCATCCTCAACGAGGATGGCCTGCGCTACCGTGACGAGTTCGTGAAGCACAAGATACTGGACGCCATCGGTGATCTGTATCTGTTGGGTCATAGCCTGATCGGCGCCTTCAAGGGGCACAAGTCCGGTCATGCGATGAACAACATGTTGCTGCGCCAGTTGCTGGCCCAGGCCGATGCCTGGGAAGAGGTGGCCTTCGAGCAGCCGGAGTCGGCTCCGATCCTGTTCGATCAGCCCCTGCCGGTCGCCTGAGTCTGGCCCAGTTCTGTGACAGCTT
This is a stretch of genomic DNA from Alkalilimnicola sp. S0819. It encodes these proteins:
- the lpxC gene encoding UDP-3-O-acyl-N-acetylglucosamine deacetylase; translated protein: MIRQRTLKNSIRATGVGLHTGDKVYLTLRPAPVDTGIVFRRVDLDTPVEIHANPENVGDTRLSTCLVQGDVRVSTVEHLLSAMAGLGIDNAYVDLSAPEVPIMDGSAGPFVFLIRSAGICEQEAAKRFIRITRPVEVREGDKWVRFEPFDGFKVGFSIEFDHPVFASTTQTAEIDFSSTSFVKEVSRARTFGFMRDIEFLQERKLALGGSLDNAIVIDDFRILNEDGLRYRDEFVKHKILDAIGDLYLLGHSLIGAFKGHKSGHAMNNMLLRQLLAQADAWEEVAFEQPESAPILFDQPLPVA